The following coding sequences lie in one Fusarium poae strain DAOMC 252244 chromosome 1, whole genome shotgun sequence genomic window:
- a CDS encoding hypothetical protein (TransMembrane:2 (i54-75o116-135i)) produces MLRGDNDTLEPIEEKPQVSHARTFGPQKSEFERRKAEFYLMREIQAKSATRRKWVAMSISTFSWLVLWLLGALVFHKAEYAYQGWSYFDAVYFCFEAWTTLGYGDLSPVSNAGRSFYVFWSLLALPTMTVLISNASGTVVRIIRDVIIFVGDVTILPNGRGLIRNAKSLLNKISLNKVFPGQDLDSSMSITEPTNIERRSAGATAESHGARFYRDTRSFGSGTLASAMRCLQNTDVRSISTPELHNFNSSSTSASLQLLLLSEIRTVTSHLKESEPHHYSYDQWVWYLKLIGEDEHNPQTHCRVELEIAQETSHGDGSDGGQKWSWIGNRSPLLSTQQESEWILHRLMDRLQDSLLNVRT; encoded by the coding sequence ATGCTCAGGGGTGATAATGATACCCTTGAGCCGATCGAAGAGAAGCCACAAGTCTCCCACGCAAGGACATTTGGCCCCCAGAAAAGCGAGTTCGAGCGTCGCAAGGCTGAATTCTATCTGATGCGCGAAATTCAAGCGAAATCGGCCACACGGAGAAAATGGGTGGCCATGTCTATTTCCACATTCTCATGGCTTGTTCTGTGGTTACTGGGCGCACTTGTCTTCCATAAAGCAGAATACGCTTACCAAGGCTGGTCATACTTTGATGCGGTCTACTTTTGCTTCGAAGCCTGGACGACGCTCGGATACGGCGATCTAAGCCCAGTGTCTAATGCTGGTAGATCCTTTTATGTCTTTTGGTCTCTTCTTGCCCTGCCCACCATGACAGTGCTGATATCAAACGCGAGCGGTACTGTAGTTCGAATTATCCGAGATGTTATTATCTTTGTTGGAGATGTCACGATCCTGCCAAATGGTAGAGGTCTTATCCGAAATGCCAAGAGTCTCTTGAACAAGATATCACTCAACAAAGTTTTCCCTGGTCAAGATCTTGACTCTTCGATGTCTATCACAGAACCAACAAACATAGAGAGACGTTCAGCTGGGGCCACGGCGGAGTCTCATGGCGCTCGGTTTTATCGAGATACCAGGTCGTTTGGATCCGGAACACTAGCTTCTGCTATGAGATGCCTGCAGAACACCGATGTTCGATCGATTTCCACTCCTGAACTTCATAATTTCAACAGTAGCTCGACATCGGCAAGTCTTCAACTTCTCCTTCTATCCGAGATCCGGACCGTTACCAGTCACCTCAAAGAGTCCGAGCCGCACCATTATAGCTATGATCAATGGGTCTGGTATCTGAAGCTAATCGGGGAGGATGAGCATAACCCACAGACGCATTGCCGAGTAGAGCTAGAGATTGCTCAAGAAACTAGTCACGGAGATGGCTCAGACGGAGGTCAAAAGTGGTCGTGGATAGGAAATCGTAGCCCTTTGTTAAGTACACAGCAAGAGAGCGAATGGATTCTGCACAGGTTGATGGATAGATTACAAGATTCCTTACTAAATGTGAGGACATAG
- a CDS encoding hypothetical protein (TransMembrane:1 (o15-36i)), which yields MDVNYRGSSLTVRGFISWIPILLLCITGSWYIHVILNEKPSPWMETGYPTQTTEIWRIRVCKLHHQILMRNPKSPPQPLHSVLNLDVTRHPFTLFELSAKSGQPLYSAVRHTIAEAFSNLSSDPEDEGNQDWIYITRSVVGVLLDDQARYWYAKSFVPVLTKGRLEGHNLEDGLMLERVKELERLCA from the exons ATGGATGTTAATTACCGTGGGTCGTCCTTAACCGTCAGGGGATTTATTTCCTGGATACCGATCTTACTCCTCTGCATAACTGGAAGCTGGTACATCCATGTCATCTTAAATGAGAAGCCATCTCCATGGATGGAAACAGGTTATCCTACTCAAACA ACCGAAATTTGGCGCATAAGAGTCTGCAAACTTCACCATCAAATCCTGATGCGAAACCCCAAGTCTCCCCCTCAGCCACTACACTCAGTCCTTAACCTCGATGTGACAAGACATCCGTTCACGTTATTTGAGCTTTCAGCCAAGTCAGGCCAGCCACTATACAGCGCCGTGCGCCACACCATTGCTGAAGCGTTCAGCAATTTGTCTTCCGATCCTGAGGACGAAGGGAATCAAGATTGGATCTATATCACGAGGTCTGTTGTTGGGGTTCTTTTGGATGATCAGGCGAGATATTGGTATGCTAAATCGTTTGTTCCTGTGCTTACGAAAGGGAGATTGGAGGGTCATAATTTGGAGGATGGTTTGATGCTGGAACGGGTCAAAGAGTTGGAGAGGCTTTGTGCTTGA
- a CDS encoding hypothetical protein (TransMembrane:1 (o616-635i)), whose product MASRELLVVILNHTNEELNLELESPSLEHAHWLDSSDSRPPQEILAGESGMLRCEPNHMGRGFEGSVTYRIVGFEMNNKVTFSWNIPTTDGQSLSSLKFRAVPNAPDGYAPAQVSCPKTRPVIRPATTLSTDEATWLQLRDNNTISALKDFLSRANIGDIDTGKYVDGLISNATRLPRIGIAISGGGYRAMINGAGAIAAFDDRSTGSTDKGHLGGILQAATYLSGLSGGSWVVGSLYVQNFTTVESIVDASSGFLSSLWQIDQSILEGPSDLSVTKYYRQLYQDVQDKVDAGYNKSITDYWGRALSYQLVNSSDGGPAYTFSSIANDTEFAAARAPIPLIVAIERTTGQLQIASNSTIFEFNPWEMGSYDPELAAFAPLKYVGSDFDNGTVGRNRDCVEGVDNAGFVMGTSASLFNQAFLQIDKADNVPDILIKAINETLADIGDENRDIANWPNPFYKYNPKNNSNADSTILTLVDGGEDLQNIPFHPLLLSDRQVDVIFAVDGSADTITRWPNGTSLVATYKRSQAGTSTQNSPFPKVPDQNTFVNLGLNQRPTFFGCDTGSDKSSGPLIVYLPNAPYTYQSNFTTFDLEYSDSERDQIITNGYNVATMGNAWFAQAWIYLVSVWIVLRDTVGMARRTRRYRVLTSQS is encoded by the exons ATGGCCTCGAGGGAGCTATTAGTGGTCATACTGAACCACACTAACGAAGAGCTCAATCTCGAGCTCGAGTCCCCGAGCCTTGAACACGCTCACTGGCTGGACTCGTCAGACTCGCGGCCGCCGCAGGAGATACTGGCAGGAGAGAGCGGAATGCTGCGCTGCGAACCGAATCACATGGGCAGAGGGTTTGAGGGTTCTGTTACTTACCGAATCGTTGGCTTCGAGATGAACAACAAGGTGACTTTTTCATGGAACATTCC TACCACTGATGGACAATCTTTATCAAGTCTCAAGTTCCGTGCCGTTCCAAACGCCCCTGACGGATACGCACCAGCTCAGGTCTCGTGTCCAAAAACACGTCCGGTCATCCGTCCAGCAACGACATTGTCGACTGATGAGGCAACATGGCTGCAACTTCGCGACAACAACACCATTTCCGCGCTAAAAGACTTTCTGAGCCGGGCTAATATTGGCGACATAGACACTGGAAAGTATGTCGATGGCCTCATCAGTAATGCCACAAGGTTACCGCGGATTGGGATTGCTATCTCTGGTGGAGGTTATCGGGCCATGATCAATGGGGCTGGCGCTATCGCCGCATTTGATGACCGAAGCACAGGTTCAACAGACAAAGGCCATTTGGGAGGTATTCTCCAGGCCGCAACGTACCTCAGTGGTCTATCTGGGGGCAGCTGGGTGGTGGGAAGTCTGTATGTGCAGAATTTCACAACAGTTGAATCCATCGTCGACGCATCTAGTGGTTTTCTGAGTTCTCTTTGGCAAATTGATCAGTCCATCCTTGAAG GACCATCAGACTTATCGGTAACGAAATATTACCGCCAGCTGTATCAAGATGTTCAAGACAAAGTTGATGCTGGCTATAACAAGAGCATAACAGATTACTGGGGGAGAGCCCTGTCATACCAGCTTGTCAACTCGAGCGATGGCGGGCCAG CATATACCTTCTCATCCATCGCAAACGATACTGAGTTCGCTGCAGCGAGGGCACCCATACCACTAATAGTGGCAATAGAACGGACAACGGGACAGTTGCAGATAGCAAGCAATTCCACCATCTTCGAGTTCAACCCATGGGAGATGGGATCCTACGATCCAGAACTGGCCGCATTCGCGCCCTTGAAATATGTAGGCTCCGATTTCGACAATGGTACAGTGGGACGGAATAGAGATTGTGTCGAGGGGGTCGACAACGCCGGATTCGTTATGGGGACCTCGGCGTCGCTTTTCAATCAGGCATTCCTTCAGATTGATAAAGCCGATAATGTTCCAGACATTCTCATCAAGGCTATCAATGAGACTCTGGCAGATATTGGCGACGAAAACAGAGATATCGCCAACTGGCCTAACCCTTTCTACAAATACAATCCCAAGAACAACTCGAACGCGGACAGCACGATCCTCACCCTTGTCGACGGTGGCGAAGACCTACAAAATATCCCTTTTCACCCGTTGCTTTTATCAGACCGACAAGTCGATGTGATATTCGCCGTTGATGGCTCTGCGGATACAATCACTCGTTGGCCAAACGGCACATCCCTTGTAGCAACATACAAGAGGTCTCAGGCAGGCACCTCGACACAAAATAGCCCGTTTCCCAAAGTTCCCGATCAAAACACGTTTGTAAATCTTGGTCTCAATCAGCGTCCAACATTTTTCGGATGCGACACCGGCTCCGACAAGTCATCGGGACCACTCATTGTCTACCTCCCCAACGCGCCATACACATACCAGTCAAACTTCACTACCTTTGACCTTGAATATAGTGATAGTGAGAGGGACCAGATAATCACCAACGGTTATAATGTTGCAACTATGGGAAATG CCTGGTTCGCTCAGGCATGGATATACCTGGTAAGTGTGTGGATTGTTTTGCGAGATACTGTTGGAATGGCACGACGAACTCGACGGTACCGAGTACTTACGAGCCAGAGCTGA
- a CDS encoding hypothetical protein (SECRETED:SignalP(1-22)) — MKSTLKITTLLIATCPLTQALAFRTTDSVRLDSRAESHNGTVNATMAPIVGDESFNFNILVYMSAAPYQGADIGEVLVAANNIKDGDGESFYEQFNNLATRVHEQAIAIDAKKHPVSARNTFFRSANYYRAADVYLHGNWTDPRIMDLWKKQATDFDKAIQLLPQPGERIEIRADNFTIPAIFFKTNMPGRRPTVILGQGYDGAMEDLYHVMGEALLQRGMNAIVYEGPGQPTVRRYQDLGFIPEWERVITPVVDYILTRDDVEADKIALMGYSFGGFLAPRAAAFEHRLAAVMAIDGIYDFGEAILTQFGPDATKAVLGGKKEIVDGLGKQIQEDPNTPTTMRWGINQGEWTFKTHSAYDFVKKAQGYTLEGHIDKIKAPVFVGEARNDVFFKGQAAKLAKELGKLGTHHVFEDVLGAGEHCQIGASVLMNQVSLDWLEDVFSNSKNSSCE; from the exons ATGAAGAGTACACTCAAAATCACCACCTTGCTTATTGCTACCTGTCCTCTG ACTCAAGCACTTGCGTTCCGTACTACGGATTCCGTCAGACTCGACTCCAGGGCCGAATCACACAATGGCACAGTCAACGCGACGATGGCTCCCATTGTGGGCGACGAATcgttcaacttcaacatcttGGTTTACATGTCAGCCGCTCCCTACCAAGGCGCTGATATTGGAGAAGTCCTTGTTGCCGCCAACAATATCAAGGATGGGGATGGTGAAAGTTTTTATGAACAATTCAACAACCTGGCTACCCGCGTTCACGAACAGGCCATCGCAATTGACGCGAAGAAGCATCCCGTCTCTGCTAGGAATACATTTTTTCGATCAGCCAATTATTATCGCGCTGCCGATGTGTATCTCCATGGTAACTGGACCGACCCGCGAATCATGGACTTGTGGAAAAAGCAAGCTACAGATTTCGACAAAGCTATTCAGCTACTGCCTCAACCCGGCGAACGCATTGAGATTCGGGCGGACAACTTTACCATCCCGGCTATCTTCTTTAAAACCAACATGCCAGGAAGACGCCCAACAGTTATCCTGGGTCAAGGTTACGATGGAGCCATGGAAGACTTATACCATGTTATGGGTGAGGCTCTTCTTCAGCGTGGCATGAACGCTATCGTGTACGAAGGCCCAGGACAGCCAACGGTCCGCCGATATCAAGATCTCGGGTTCATCCCCGAATGGGAAAGGGTTATAACCCCCGTCGTGGACTACATTCTCACTCGTGATGACGTGGAAGCCGACAAGATCGCATTGATGGGTTACTCCTTTGGAGGCTTTCTGGCCCCGAGAGCTGCTGCCTTTGAACACCGACTTGCAGCTGTTATGGCCATCGATGGCATATATGACTTTGGGGAAGCTATCCTGACACAGTTCGGCCCGGATGCTACCAAAGCTGTTCTCGGCGGAAAGAAGGAAATCGTTGATGGTCTTGGTAAGCAGATACAGGAGGATCCGAATACTCCCACAACCATGCGATGGGGTATCAACCAGGGTGAATGGACCTTCAAGACTCATTCAGCCTATGACTTTGTCAAAAAGGCCCAAGGATATACACTCGAGGGTCACATCGACAAGATCAAAGCTCCTGTATTTGTCGGTGAAGCCAGGAATGATGTATTTTTCAAAGGACAGGCTGCGAAACTGGCCAAGGAACTCGGAAAGCTTGGCACGCACCATGTATTTGAGGATGTTTTGGGTGCTGGTGAACATTGTCAGATTGGAGCTTCAGTGTTGATGAACCAGGTCTCTTTGGATTGGCTGGAGGATGTTTTTTCCAACTCAAAGAACTCCAGCTGCGAATAA
- a CDS encoding hypothetical protein (SECRETED:SignalP(1-18)), which yields MISLKQTLAFLFISAASALPANTERSIHDGEVSALMANGRTSLDSRAVCKASDPNNQAFKAHKADGSAFCSTYIRSTSTSTVTPTIQKTAFKTNTVTATIGSVTRVTTSTTVVTVITKTETVLTAGTKTTTIPVTDFQTTTLFTVTTTTPRDTYIKWRPSTKAWTTTTKTFDYTLATVPTDFVYTGGTVTATTVVTTTETKPAPPVVTVPQAEVHCAIVGNSGSTPVVTKGDSLTFGQCKDICKDWRYFGISASQCKCYVSQLVDTVEMDASSDFTFYDTSCNSASKVSLPIAGQRHNDHELTLSKPQKRSIPVKRAIIQVPSYLPSKSPSAVSSACSCLITKPAAAAIVKTTAKTTKTVTTTQTKQKTVLVSTKLTSFVTDKKTSTSTRSTTTTNTDFRTITKTDLRSAIVTDLKTYIVTNFDHLVYVTKYETVQSTSYSTLYLTTIVATVTMMDYNTIYTTKPPVTVTKDVYTTEKTVVATRTVLTGGSTITAGTTTIYEIYMPPHIWAKYCRITQFISYYSFVPTLEKLIMDWQSLVDQQLIGSGKVSQAAIISPDGVYTSGSDFQLTSQEQHAVETGFANPDAVQANGLRINGEKYFTLRANPRTITLKKKADGGVVVKTGQLYLIAMHQAPLQQPETSVVVESLGDFLTGQGY from the exons ATGATTTCTCTAAAGCAAACACTAGCGTTTCTATTCATCAGTGCAGCAAGCGCGTTGCCCGCTAACACTGAGAGGTCCATACACGATGGAGAAGTTTCGGCCTTGATGGCCAACGGGAGAACCTCTCTTGACTCAAGAGCAG TTTGCAAAGCTAGCGATCCAAACAATCAAGCGTTCAAGGCGCACAAGGCCGATGGATCCGCTTTCTGCTCAACCTACATACGAAGCACATCAACATCTACAGTCACTCCAACCATCCAAAAGACTGCTTTCAAGACAAACACCGTGACAGCGACTATAGGCAGTGTTACCCGTGTCACAACCTCTACTACAGTTGTGACCGTCATCACAAAGACAGAGACTGTATTAACTGCTGGAACAAAGACGACTACTATCCCTGTTACTGATTTCCAGACAACGACACTTTTCACAGTCACGACGACTACCCCTAGAGATACATACATAAAGTGGAGGCCTTCAACGAAG GCTTGGACGACTACCACAAAGACTTTTGATTACACTCTTGCAACCGTTCCCACCGATTTTGTTTATACCGGCGGAACGGTTACTGCTACTACTGTCGTTACCACTAC CGAGAC AAAACCAGCACCGCCAGTAGTCACTGTTCCTCAAG CTGAGGTTCACTGTGCTATCGTTGGTAACTCTGGATCCACACCTGTTGTTACAAAGGGAGATTCCCTCACCTTCGGCCAGTGTAAAGATATTTGCAAAGATTGGCGCTACTTCGGCATCAGTGCATCTCAATGTAAGTGCTATGTATCACAATT GGTGGATACGGTTGAGATGGATGCATCCTCTGATTTCACATTCTACGATACATCATGCAATTCCGCGAGCAAAGTAAGCTTACCCATCGCTGGTCAAAGGCACAACGATCATGAGTTAACTCTCTCCAAGCCTCAAAAGCGCAGCATACCAGTCAAGAGAGCAATTATTCAAGTGCCTAGTTATCTGCCTAGCAAGTCGCCAAGCGCCGTTAGTAGTGCCTGTTCATGCTTGATTACGAAGCCCGCTGCTGCCGCCATCGTAAAAACCACTGCCAAAACTACAAAGACTGTCACAACGACGCAGACTAAGCAGAAAACCGTCTTGGTCAGCACGAAACTGACTAGCTTTGTCACCGACAAGAAAACTAGTACATCTACCCGCTCGACTACTACGACAAACACAGACTTCCGCACTATAACGAAGACGGATCTCAGAAGCGCCATTGTCACGGACCTCAAGACCTACATTGTTACCAACTTCGACCACCTTGTTTACGTGACAAAGTATGAAACTGTTCAGTCTACCAGTTACAGCACGCTTTACTTAACCACCATTGTTGCCACCGTCACAATGATGGACTACAACACCATTTATACTACCAAACCGCCCGTGACGGTTACGAAGGACGTTTACACAACTGAGAAGACTGTTGTTGCTACTAGAACAGTATTGACTGGTGGATCAACTATCACAGCCGGAACGACTACTATCTATG AGATCTACATGCCACCGCATATCTGGGCGAAATATTGTCG AATAACACAATTTATTTCATATTACTCTTTCGTTCCTACCCTTGAAAAGCTCATTATGGATTGGCAAA GTCTCGTTGATCAACAATTGATCGGTTCTGGAAAAGTCAGCCAGGCTGCAATAATTAGTCCGGATGGTGTCTATACCAGCGGCTCAGATTTTCAG TTAACTTCCCAAGAACAACATGCAGTAGAAACCGGATTCGCAAATCCTGATGCAGTACAAGCAAACGGCTTGAGAATCAATGGGGAGAAATACTTTACTCtgcgagctaaccccaggacaATTACTCTGAAAAAG AAGGCCGATGGCGGTGTTGTTGTGAAAACTGGTCAGTTGTATTTAATAGCCATGCATCAGGCACCATTACAACAGCCAGAGACAAGTGTGGTCGTTGAAAGTCTGGGAGACTTTTTGACAGGTCAAGGGTACTAA
- a CDS encoding hypothetical protein (TransMembrane:4 (i20-42o48-66i78-103o168-189i)), protein MKESGSAHKIISVLLRLSEFASAVIVLGLLSRFCYYIGIAQASVDGRIIYAIVVACLGIIYSIFFCPPFRNMFLGFPFDFLLFVMWLIAYCLLQTVLCSLVLFEEDFLLIIYIVRHVQKTGGSTCSARWYYNYWGYYWGRFYRVGPIGTVSIDGAGCSQWRTVLAFSFIAWFLHLLSGILGVYVFRTYIKLDETKRDIKHHAEKLTKPDPRANGYNQNVEERNSTAETV, encoded by the exons ATGAAGGAATCAGGTTCTGCGCATAAAATCATTTCTGTTCTTCTCCGTCTTTCGGAATTTGCCTCGGCTGTAATTGTTCTGGGGCTTCTTTCGCGTTTCTGTTACTACATCGGCATTGCGCAAGCGAGTGTCGATGGCCGCATCATCTATGCCATTGTTGTCGCGTGTCTCGGTATCATCTACTCTATTTTCTTCTGTCCTCCATTCAGAAACATGTTTTTGGGCTTTCCCTTTGACTTTTTGCTGTTTGTGATGTGGCTCATTGCATACTGCTTGCTTCAAACGGTACTGTGTTCTCTGGTACTTTTCGAAGAAGATTTCCTGCTAATCATCTACATCGTTCGACATGTACAGAAAACGGGTGGTTCAACTTGCTCTGCGCGCTGGTATTACAACTACTGGGGCTACTACTGGGGCCGTTTCTACCGAGTCGGGCCTATCGGGACAGTTTCCATTGATGGAGCTGGTTGCTCCCAGTGGCGGACGGTGCTGGCCTTTTCCTTCATCGCCTGGTTCCTCCATTTGTTGAGCGGAATTCTT GGAGTATATGTTTTCCGTACGTATATCAAACTCGACGAGACCAAACGCGATATCAAGCATCATGCGGAAAAACTCACAAA GCCTGATCCTCGAGCAAACGGATACAATCAAAATGTTGAAGAGAGAAATAGTACCGCAGAGACTGTCTAG
- a CDS encoding hypothetical protein (TransMembrane:1 (o166-185i)) has translation MADHDKDYSLVQFKLHPHPGLRTRQKDELRNQVSGQASLQSSNSPRKSPIHRCSSVEQDQGPSQTQQQDQDHDHDDSCTINLCCHNTFWSDPLPNLTLHLHSSKEILYETDLLISDLPPPSPPNYVIASNNIQLWPSDDDDEQQESQQEELEFHLPLSFPARQASLSHWCFLAVVVCLAGIVVLFTRWSCLARVETVYIQPPFSTEVLPILDEYSHIIFEYFDLVQAYMPYDDFITKHPSAACNAILMMGQFYHNVSGRFYPGGRIFTTFYEDGDNHEYLPNRERLGIPPDATDNFRFCVDLLRKLRSMIDQWHSSVVPIANLPMEPILSYAFILINLEVMFPNGNESSAYDSLSVDWLEIFADAMSDFSLEYVTDLVIRDMEALDDSIDDVMRDLDLLNHIALQVNLSSHTWYKSTSMEKILNSIVHLQHNLTSLSKHVNDFIDGRNLIVDQEKLILEWLDSLTNWRCTHPSPYNLASDGVHSNPWAVWRPRSENGSFCLVPRCPVPRDDIDNILVKLTLPSAIQAYHHMADVMQYGVAIVKEAEFKFHYWLFNKMTERYFWAW, from the coding sequence ATGGCAGATCATGATAAAGACTATTCACTTGTCCAATTCAaacttcatcctcatccggGATTACGGACAAGACAAAAGGATGAGTTGCGAAATCAAGTCTCTGGCCAGGCGTCACTTCAATCCTCCAACTCGCCCCGCAAATCACCCATTCACCGCTGCTCATCTGTtgaacaagatcaaggccCAAGCCAAACtcaacaacaagaccaagaccatgaCCATGACGACTCTTGTACAATCAACCTATGCTGTCACAATACATTCTGGTCCGATCCACTTCCAAATTTGACACTGCACCTGCACTCGTCAAAAGAAATACTCTACGAGACTGACCTCCTCATCTCTGATCTTCCACCTCCCTCGCCGCCGAATTATGTCATCGCAAGCAATAACATACAACTCTGGCCatcagacgatgatgacgaacAACAAGAATCACAGCAAGAAGAACTAGAGTTCCATCTTCCGCTTAGTTTTCCTGCGCGACAAGCTTCCCTTAGTCATTGGTGCTTCCTCGCCGTTGTTGTCTGCCTTGCCGGTATAGTAGTGCTTTTCACCCGTTGGAGCTGTTTAGCCAGGGTAGAAACAGTCTACATTCAACCACCATTCTCAACAGAAGTCCTCCCAATTCTGGACGAATATAGTCATATTATATTCGAATATTTCGACCTTGTACAAGCTTACATGCCTTACGACGACTTCATTACGAAGCACCCCTCGGCCGCATGCAACGCAATCCTAATGATGGGTCAATTCTACCATAATGTCAGCGGTAGATTCTACCCAGGGGGCAGAATCTTTACTACTTTCTACGAAGACGGCGACAACCACGAATATCTCCCAAACCGCGAAAGACTTGGGATCCCTCCCGACGCAACAGACAACTTTCGTTTTTGTGTTGACCTATTGAGAAAGTTGAGGTCTATGATCGATCAGTGGCACAGTTCGGTTGTCCCCATTGCGAACCTCCCCATGGAACCCATACTCTCATACGCGTTCATACTTATCAATTTGGAGGTGATGTTTCCTAACGGGAATGAGTCGAGTGCATACGATTCGCTAAGTGTTGACTGGCTTGAGATTTTTGCGGATGCGATGAGCGACTTCAGCCTAGAGTATGTTACTGACCTAGTGATAAGGGATATGGAGGCTCTAGATGACAGCATTGATGATGTGATGCGAGATCTCGATCTTTTAAACCACATTGCTTTGCAGGTCAACCTTTCATCACACACCTGGTATAAATCAACAAGCATGGAGAAAATCTTGAACTCAATCgtccatcttcaacacaaTCTCACCTCGCTCAGCAAACACGTAAACGATTTCATCGACGGTCGAAACCTCATCGTTGATCAAGAAAAACTCATCCTCGAATGGCTTGACTCCCTAACAAACTGGAGATGCACTCATCCAAGCCCCTACAATCTTGCAAGCGACGGCGTTCACTCTAACCCCTGGGCAGTCTGGCGCCCGCGCTCCGAGAACGGCAGTTTCTGCCTCGTACCACGGTGTCCTGTTCCGAGGGATGATATCGATAATATTCTTGTCAAATTGACTCTTCCGAGTGCTATTCAGGCCTATCACCATATGGCTGATGTTATGCAGTATGGTGTTGCGATTGTCAAGGAAGCAGAATTCAAGTTCCATTACTGGCTGTTTAATAAGATGACGGAGAGGTACTTCTGGGCATGGTAA
- a CDS encoding hypothetical protein (TransMembrane:1 (i51-73o)), protein MPPDPEKSKRLHADSDTSGAYGSVDPSVTEDDQRVMQHVLTRIHRFFLQKYCGIIAILTSVVMIMIMIFLYAACPDATVNGVQDAKYSFCRRAIESSRFLGRPTQPSTQIMAVRGMRYTFPYVDDWGPALDDALGHIGSMSQVAEYTDYDLFPTLSQVRRLKHINLHLDQKFPPVLAQARLDLQSLVSETKENPVSRVCFDTDLIEPWWQFGISSCKSRLEQDFKTLLEILPTAQDSSLIEFSREGRKILNKLSSDSCTKAVHYQHHLRRYVSRFSLQEGRGVDSHLTQLNLVSETMDFF, encoded by the exons ATGCCTCCTGATCCAGAGAAATCAAAACGACTCCATGCTGATAGCGATACGTCTGGCGCTTACGGCTCAGTTGATCCAAGTGTTACCGAAGACGACCAACGGGTCATGCAACACGTCCTTACACGAATCCACCGCTTCTTCCTTCAAAAGTATTGTGGTATAATCGCAATTCTTACATCGGTtgtcatgatcatgatcatgatctTCCTATATGCGGCTTGTCCAGACGCTACCGTCAATGGCGTTCAAGACGCGAAGTATTCCTTCTGCCGACGTGCTATTGAATCCTCTCGCTTCTTGGGTCGTCCTACACAGCCTTCTACTCAAATAATGGCTGTTCGGGGTATGCGTTACACATTCCCCTATGTCGATGATTGGGGTCCTGCACTTGACGATGCTTTGGGGCATATTGGCAGCATGAGCCAAGTCGCCGAATATACGGATTATGACCTGTTTCCCACCCTTAGTCAAGTCAGGAGGCTAAAGCATATCAATCTACACCTGGATCAGAAATTTCCACCTGTCCTCGCCCAAGCCCGTCTGGATCTCCAGTCTCTTGTCTCCGAGACTAAGGAGAACCCCGTCAGTCGTGTCTGCTTTGACACGGATTTAATAGAACCATGGTGGCAATTCGGGATCTCATCATGCAAATCTCGTCTCGAACAGGACTTCAAAACCCTCCTGGAAATTCTTCCAACTGCTCAAGATTCTTCACTTATAGAATTCAGCAGAGAAGGACGCAAAATCTTGAACAAATTGAGCTCCGACTCCTGCACCAAGGCAGTCCATTATCAGCACCACCTACGACGGTATGTTTCAAGATTCTCACTCCAGGAGGGTAGAGGGGTAGATTCACATCTCACACAACTAAACCTTGTGTCTGAGACTATGGATTTT TTTTAG